ATTGATTTATCAAGATAGACCAATCGGTCAGAAGGCTGCAAAGGAACGACTTAAACGTAGACAAGGAAAAGATAAAGTTAGGGATGTAACTATAACGAATCTCTTACAACAATTCAGGGATACTCTAGTTGAAATTGAGGATTAGAAGAAACAAAACAGGAAAATTATGTTAGAGCAACAAGCCATGATGATTCAACAAAGTCAAGAGAAACAAGAATTGGACAGGattgagaaagaagaacaaattatgaaaatggaTATTTCTAATTTGGATTCAATTTCTGTAgcgtattttcaaaataaaaagttaaaaattacgTAAAAGAGgggttttcatttttaattaactttgattgatttattgtaatgtaatgtatttttaattaaatatgtagaaaattcttggttattttaaatacattgttatgaaattaatatcaattcataatacttttttaaagttCCTCTAACACTTAACAATAACAAGtaggattaattaacttaaaagataacaaacataatgaaaaaaaaaacataaaaaaacttgaaaattatgataacatAAGAAGTTCAAATCTAAAGATTCTACTCGTTGCCATATTGTTCCCACAAATGTTCAATCAAATCTTCTTGTAGTTGAGAGCTAGTTGCTCTATCCCTAATTCGATTATgagtttgaagaaaatcatgtagTTCTAGTATTTCACCATGTGACACTGATATAAAGGAATTGACTTCATGTTCATGGTCAAATCTAAAGTTCATTGCTCCTTTATCCTCAATAATCAAATTATGCATTATTATGCAAGCTTACATAATATATGCAAGCGTTTCTTCATCCCAGTATCGAACAGGTCCACGTACAATTACAAAACAAGATTGGAGCACCCCAAATGCCCGCTCCACATCTTTTCTTGCAGACTCTTGCTTgcttgcaaaatattttctctttgctcCTAATGGTCTTGAGATTGTCTTAACAAAGGTTGACCAATTAGGATAAATCTCATCTGCTAAATAGTATCCCATTGTATATTCATGCccattaattgtataattgacAGGAGCAGTACGACCTTCAGCAAGTGCAGCAAAGATAGGTGACCGATCAAgaacattaatatcatttaatgatcCAGGCATTCCAAAAAAGGCATGCCATATCCAAAGATCTTGTGAAGCCACCGCCTCTAGAATTATAGTTGGTTCACGACAATGACCAGTATACATCTCATGCCATGCAATTGGGCATTTCTCTCATTTTCAATGCATACAGTCAATGCTCCCTAACATCCCTGGAAACCCACGCTGCTCTCCAATTGATAATAATCGATAAATATTGGCCTCGTTTGGTGCCCTTAGATACCAATCACCAAAAACTTCTACGATTACTTTGACGAAAGCTTTAAGACTTTCTATCACAGTGGTTTCTCCAATTCGAAGATATTCATCAGTAAGATCTGCAAGAATACCATATGCAAGTATTCTGTGAGCTGCAGTTATCTTTTGAAGGCAAGATAAACCAAGAACACCAAGAGCATCTGTCCTTTGTTTGAAATATGGATTATGAGCTTCCACTACATTTGCGATCTGAAGAAAAAGACAACGACTCATCTTAAATCTTCTTCGAAATTGACTTTCAATGAATTTAGGATTTTCTGCAAAATATTCATTATATAACCTTAACTCACCTTCCTTTCTATTACGATTGACAATATTGTGACCAGAAATAGAGCCACGATACCCTGTTCTCCGCCCTTGATTATTCGATTCTTCTTCAGCAACCACAGTAGTAGCAACTTGAAAAGTCAACACAGGAgtgtcatcatcaaaatcaaaagcatcataaaaattaaaattagaatgattcatgatgaattttaatgaaatataacaaagattggagagaagaaaatgatgagatAAAATGTTAAGAtatatgagaatatttatagatggactattttttcaaattgtaaAATCTTAGAATGTTGGcggtaattttttcaaattttaaaattttaaaatttaaaatgttggcagttattttttcaaaatttgaaatttgaaaatttaatgttggcggttatttttttaaaatttaaaattttaaaatttaaaatgttgacGGTTATGTtggcggttattttttaaaagtttgaatttgaatttacttttaaaaaattaaatttttaacaataacatataaaacttaaaattaaaaatatttatataaataaattttaaatttaattttaaattatattttttaactttcatattacttcattaattttatattacttttataaattactcatattaattatataattaataacatcataattatattatatataaaatatctaaattagttatataattatattaaaattaatttaacatgaaatatattaaaatataaatgacttTTCTAAATAACTTTTTACCATTGGAATGCACATAATTCAAAAAGCTATATTTACACTATTCAAAAAgccattttcttcatttgactCTTCAATATAGTATTTCCCATTGGAAATGCTCTTATAAAAAGTCAGCTCGATCCAATATATGATTTGAGACAATTCATTTTTAAAGCAATTATTAAAAGCCGAAAAGATCAATTGATCTTCAagtaatattcatataaaccctaaacaattCTAGATTTGTCTAATTAGATCATTgaaactcttgaaaaattttaaatttactattttattGTGTATTTGTGTTTCAGAAACCCAACAATTACTATGATACTTATctacttctatatatatattcctcaaGTCTTTGATGCACGTATCTTCTTGCTCTGGTTCTATCTGTTTAACTTCAcattcattttttgttgtttcaaaTGGAAGATGGAATTGGAGAAAAAGTGCATGAGATTTGTTTGTATTTTGTGATtgttcaaaaaacaaacaaaggtGAGGAACCTCCCTATGTTCTGTAAAGCATactcccaaaaaaaaattatgtgaagAAGCTTGGACTTTGTTCCTTTATTTaaggtatttatttattttccacgTCACATGATGTatgatgtttttagataatCATCACATATCACAGACAATTGTTAGCACTAATCTCTGGTTATAACATAGCATTTTCTCTCGGTAGGTTACCTCTATGCCCCATCTGAATTTTGAAGACTTGTTTCCGAGAGCTCTCCCTTTGATCATATTGTTCATGAGTAAATTTTTATCAACGACTCACACCCAATAGCACCCTAGTGCATGCATTTGTGTACATATTTATGTGTATGTATGTCTACGTATGTAAAGAGATGATGAGAATGTAACTGGAGAAAGTTAGGCATGCATGAACTTGACTCTATCTTACCTCTATGCGCGGCTCAATTTCTCATTTGTTGCTACTTCAGTTGACTGCAGAAGTTTTATCAATGGCAAAATCTAGCTATCAGAAGACAAGCTCCAAAGCTCTGTGTAGAATGGTTTagttggaaatgagaaattTACAAATTTATGGACTGATTTGAACTTCCAATCAAAGGAAAAGTTCAGTCGAAAAGGCCAGCGAGAGAAGCCTAATTTAGATGTTGAACCCTTTCATTAAATTTCAAGTCCTAGCTAGTTTCCATTGTTAGCAACGAATGATTGCTAACATTGCGTGCTTGTTTTCTGGGATTCGTATACACTTCGATAGACACAGGTAATGATCTGGGTTGCGGAGGTTGAATCACAAGGCTCTTAATAGTTACATGACAGTACTCTGATGTCATGTACCACCCTGGGATGTCGGAAGGTTTTACAAGCTACTAGCACTTCTTACCATGTtggaaaagataagaaaaaaatcatgcgaGTTGTTAACAGCATGTGGAAGTCGTCTTGTCATGCATCCACAATGAGCAGCGAAAACCAGTAGGCTTACTTGAGAAATAAAAGGCTTACCTTAAGTTATGTTGGCCCGCCTGCATGGAAGCAGTCATGCCAGTCCGGTAGGTTTTCAGCCGTAGTTGTTGCCTGCCACCCAAACCTAATGGCTTATAACGACTAAGGCTCCGCTTTGGGCGTTCCCAAATGGGCTCTAAGAATCTTTCCTGCTCTTTCTTGATGGCTGAGCCTCATATGCTGTACTTTTTACTGGCATCACTATTTTTTCCGCTCTCTGGTTGCTAAATGCAAAACAGAGTTCTGAGTTGCAGCCAAAAAGCCGAAGCTACATCAATAACACCTATTACTGAATTTTACCAATTTCAATATCAAATAACCATAGCATGACACTTCCAATTCCGCGGGACGAAACAGCAAGAAGATAACGGTCCTAAAAAGAGCTTAGAGCAAGAGAGAATAGTTAAAAGCCATTGGTCAACAAATCACCACTCAATCCAATCTTGCTTGTTTCCCCAAAAACTTTCTGGGGGTTCATCGAACCTCCTTTCCCCACCTGATTCGCAAAATAATGATGAGAAGAGATTTTATTCTCAGCAGGAAAAAAGTAGGAAAACTCGGAGAAGGGGGGGCAGAAGCAAATATCAAATAATCTAACACAAGGAGTTCCACCAGATAAATCCCCAAGCAGAAGTATTCTGCAACATCAACGACATATTTTGCTGACATGATACCAGAAAGGCAGAAACAGCTctgcttttttctctcttttttttctaatctacAAATCACAAATAGACCAGCGAATGTAAATGTGATTGCCAAAGATAGGTTTAAAAGTAAAGCATCgctagaaaaattaataaaagcatttttgaagaACTATCTTCATAGTAAGAGGCGGCTCAGACAGCCAACTCTGTTCGAGAAATCAGGATTCCATCAGCATCTGCATAAAGCCATTCTCCATCACTGATTCTGGTGCCACCTATGGTAATAGGAACATGTTTCTCTCCAATCCCCTTCTTATTGGCTTTCATTGGATGGGAGGCCAGGGCTCTCACTCCAATATCACAACCATTAATCTCGTCAACATCCCTTATGCAGCCATTAACCACTATACCAGCCCATCCATTGTTCTGAGCTTGTACCACAGGATTGCCTCCAAGTATCGCACAGCGCAAACTGCCACCACCATCAACAACAAGAACTCTGCCATTACCCTTCTCCTCAAGAAACTCCCGAATTAAAACATTGTCCTCAAACACCTTAAGAGTCACTACTGGACCAGAGAAGACTTGGCGCCGTCCATAAATCTGAAAGATTGGTTGGAGTGCTCGAAGCTCACCACTAACAATTAGCTGCGGATTTGCGTCACAAACCTCGGCGGTCGTAACCAATGCCATTGAATCCAAGTTCCTTGAAGAAGAGGCACGCATTAGAGaaaaaatcaccaaaacaaaatcatatgCATATGGGCTTTCTAGTTCGAATAGAAAGGTAAAAACCTAACATTTGAACAGCAATAGAGAGCAGGATCAGAAGCTAATTACATAAAACTAGTATCATTCTTCTTATAAATCATAAATCGAAACAAGCTAGGAATTTATATTGCAACGTTGAACACAcggtaattaataaaattgagcGATGGGTCGATTAGGGTGAGCGAGGGGAGCACTAGTACGGAAATACGCAATGATAATCTTGTAAACATACTAATCCCAGTACTGAAAGCTCATCAGAAATACGCATCTTGGACAGCATAATCGTTCATTTGAAAGCAATTGGTCTAAACGGATCGCTCAAAAAATgaacaattctcaataaatttcttTAGTCAACTTACAAAAGACTCACTCACATAAATCCCAAGTAATTTATGGCATCTAATTTAGATCCAAGCATTCTCAATAACAATAATGAGAGATTTGAGACAGGCAGTTCACGGACGGGCTATAATAATGGAAAAGAGAGTTTACAAGCATCAAAtcttaaagaaattaattttaaaaaaaaacaacatgatctGGATGTTCGTTCAACTTTACCTGCAAATTGCTTAGAAAGATGCCTTCGATTCGAGAATATGCCCTCGGTCACTGAAAACTCTGTGTTTGtatgggagagagagagagagagagagagagagagagagattggtaTCTCGGAGGGGGGAAGGACAAGTTAGTTAGTTTAAGTAAAAAGCGCGTGCACGCAGAGGAGGTCAATGGTTGATCTGCTCCCACGCGGGTTCTAGTCATTGGCCCGGTGGTtgtctcgattttttttttttccaattatatTATAgatgttatttaattatattatttaatattaaattaataataaattagtttttgtatttttttattatattataaaagtttattggccccagtttttaattttttggttttgtttttttaattttatttttttaataatttctttggattttttttttgtttttcctaaattttatcctttaatatagtgtttttatttaattttatcttttaatattgaattaatttttttagatttttttaataaataaaatcaacttttatattatttaaaatatatgtacaagtagattataaaaaacaatcatattaaaaaatgaataaaaaataagataatttggGAGAAGTGGAAACATTTGGTATATGATTTTTTCGAATGGCTTTGAATAAATTACACAAAATGTCCTCTCCCTACTCACGAGGAGTAAATTTGAAGCTAAGAGACAGGAAAACCAAgaatttgatatttctttttataagatttcGTTTATAATGCTATGATTTTTTCACtgttaagatataatttttttttattaacatggatgtccgGATCAGCTTATacgtacctcaactaatctcataggctctgaagttaacgatcatataagcctccaatagctattatattagcaaccacatagTTCAAACctgaaattatagaaaaaacaaatcttttgatttcaaatttttattatagaaCCACCTACTAGATAATTACTATTACAATATAAttagtttaaatataaattgaaccactttgaatttgatatttcttttatctAAAATTCGAGAGacattttaaagattttagcTTAATttgttaagttaatttatttttttattactaatttaAGATTTGAATTAAGCTCGTAAATGTAATTGTCTAGTATGAACGAGCTACTTTAATTTGGACTTGAGCTTGTGCTATTCACGCGCGCACAGGAAGACTTGAAAAATATGTGGCTGTGAAAAACCATGGCTTCCATCGATAAATGTATGCCTACGCggttcatttttcctttttgtaaacatattaaaatatatttttttaatattaatatattaaaataatataaaaatattcaagaattgACGAACACACCAAACAAGGCCATGATCTCGTTGAAAAAGGGGGATGTCAAGATGGGTTAGTAAATGCTTccgcaataaaaaaagaaatgtcaAAACTAGTGGAAAACGCGGTGATGGTACTCATATCATATGAATCACGGCGGCTTTTAAAATGGCTTGTATAGTTGTATGGGGTTTAAACTTATAATTgtagtaaatttaatttacgatattttacaaattacaaatataaatcatttaaaaaaaaacttaagtggACTAAGTATATCAAATTAGGTtagattttttatgaatttaaaaaaattaacaagttaattttatattattaatttttacgAGTTCGTATTGAGTGGCAAATCTATAACATGAAAATAAGTGTTATGACATCTTAATATGAGGTTTAATTTTCATACCTAAAAcaccattaaattttaattatatttatctttttcttgtAAGAAGacaagtttttttgttatgttaaaatgatataataaaaaattcactaataagaatttttttagttgagatgtttctaaataaaataaaaataaattattaatacacaaattattaaatataaaaacaaaataaagataagGTGTATAAGTTAAGTTAGGTTAATAAAGTTTCAAAATTCTTTACCtgtctttttaatttgtgaaatttatttcttaaattttgtgactcatatattatataatttttacagattaaatcaagtaaaataatataaatattacaaatataCCAATATTTTGAACACCCTACTATTATAAATCCCTTAGAATGTCTTTCccaaatatataacaataattAGTCTGTGTGACCAAGCGATATATTACGGATAGGATTATTTGAAACTAATGTGCTTCAAAAAAGAAGAACGTTATGGATATGTTTTTTACTATCATgaaaatctttaattaaaaacaaaaaagatgatatttttattttataaaaaaaatataaattaatgattcatataaaaaaagcattaatgttaaataaagattaaaacgAGAATTTAATATTCATTGTATAGGGACACAagtattgtttttcaattttttaatttaattgaatagaAATAACAATAGatattcataaaaacaaataataatttaaaccatgaaaaaatttatattttactcaagattattttttattactcatatattttatttgtttaaagaaaTACTTTATTGTTTgcaatatatatggtttattgtataaaaaataaaggtgattaaaatagaaattagaaaaaaatattattgatttgaaatacggagcaaaaaataaatctttctaATCAAAActcctttttcttatttatatgttttttttacaaaaacatgtcttttttattagaagtattgttttttaaattaaaacctatcataatcttaaaagcaggttttaataagaaaaaaattataaatcaataatttctactagaaatacaaaaaacaaaattaaatttgagaaaaatcaaataaaaatttacaataaaaaatattttttttatttatattaaatattcatgacggaatcttttttaaaaaaattaagcatattaggttcatatataattattaaaacaataattgttaatattaccataaaaactataatattatttaaagaataTGGCATAATaggataattatttaaatatcatttttataaattatttaaagtaaatattattataaaatgtatAAAACAATGAGGGccatttgataaagaaaaaaaacagagaaacgATGTGCCTAGGCTAAAGAGATTGGCTCGTGTATCTCGctatttagattaaaaatgtTCACACAATGTTCAAGTATTTAGATTAAACTTATAAGGTCCAAACACACAATGTTCAagtatttagattaaaaataaataaatttcaactttttttttatttacaagattaCAATTATTGGCTGTAGAAATTTGGCTATCTAAGAGCtttttgtctctcttttttacaagtaactttttctctcttctctagATATCCCAAGACtcgaataaataaaaaaataaatatagaaccGAATTATAAAAATCCTAAAGAATAGGTAACAATTATGAAAAGGTGAAATTAGAGGGACCAAATTGCGCATCctatatttggtttttaattttagttttaagaaCAATGTGAAATTCATTCttatatatttggtttttaatccaatgtttaaatatttaatgacATATCAAGTACTCGAAATCATACAATCAAaacagacaaaaacaaataaaatcatgtcaacATAGTTCAATTTGTAatacaatttttaaatattacatttTACAACCTGAAATTTGAAGGCAAATAACACTTTATATTTTTAGGAGTTGGTGCTATAAACAAGtcaacaaaaaatatgtatttatttacaagattatcattatatttgaaataatgatTAAGGAGTCCAGAAgcataaaactaacaaaaataaaactaaaatacatggaaaaaaaaaaagaaatagactgagaaagcaaaccaaaacaaaaaaagaaaggaaaagaaaagcaaccCTTATCTCCTATCTTTCTCCATTATAGACCACCATCTCCGCCACATCTCTTCCTTTCttcttagagcgtgtttggcagtgtggttgcgggtgtttttcaaataacttttagtgtcaaaatgcatgccaacaatgttttttcattttttaaaaatcatttttgacatcagcacatcaaaacgatccaaaacgtacaaatcatattaaattttagcaaaaaaaaaaaaattcaaattttttgggaacgcggccgcagccgcgttcccaaacggtgtcTTAGTTGTTTCAAGCAATTAGGATTTTGACAAGATTCTGATGTCTAATGTTTCTTAAGGCTTTGCACTTGGCCATGAAAGCTTTTGAAGCTTCATGATGTTAAAGATTCAGTCTGCCCCTATCATTTTCTTATCGTGAGGAATTGCTTTATGCATAGAACCAAAATTACCCACTCCGATCAAATTGGTTGAAGAGAAACCACTAGTTGCTTTAAGGAAATTCTTATAGGGCAAGTATAAAACTAAACCAATAATGAAGATTCTTCAacaagctttttcttttttttttccacacgGTAACTTTTCTCGTTCATCATCATAAGACCCGCGTTGTCATCTTCATTCTTTAGGccccgtttgggaacgcggctgcggctgcgttcccaaaaaaattaaatttttttttattaaaatttaatataatttgtatgttctggatcgttttgatgtgctgatgtcaaaaataatttttaaaaaatgaaaaaacatcgttagcatgtattttggcacgaaaagttatttgaaaagcacccgcaaccacactgccaaacacgctcttcaTATCTAACCATTAGAAACACATAGCTTGATCTCCTCATAAAATCAAAGTCACCCAACATCTTTTACTGCCCACCGTCACAATCATAAACCCAAACTCACCACAACCATCTTTCACCTCCTACATTACTCTATCTCTCCACATATTTCATGTCTACCTACTCTTCACATTCACCAACTTCATAAGTCGCTCTGTATCCTTGTCAAAACCTTTattctttttagaaaatttaacCTTGAGTCGAACTAGAAACCTTAAATCATGGATTTGtgtttagggtttgtttttagatttatgtttgataaacaaAACATAGGAGAATAAGGTATGCGTTAGTAGTACcttttatgatatatattgtcatttcattaatttttaaaatttgctttGACTCAGGTTgtaaagtttaatattaaaaaacttggtcaaaaagtattttttttaaataaagtttatttattgaaatagacTGAGGACAAGATTTTAAAGACgaggaatgaaaaaaatcaaatataaacattatgtaaaataaaaaaaatccttaaatagtaaaatatctCTTGGTTtcttttataatgtaatataattataaacctTTACATTATAGGATGCTGAGaagaattttttcttaaaaataaataaagttcatTGATTGAAATAGAGTATGGGAAAAACTTTAAAGgccaagattaaaaaatcaaataaaaataataagtaaaataaaaaaattcataaaacaataaaatatatggatctcttgaattcttttataatataatataattataagcCTTTACACTATGAATAATTCAATGTAAATCATACAAAAacttacaatatttttaaatcataaagcATATTGTTATTTCCTCTATGTGGTTTATTACAAAACTCCCCGTGTAACAATAAGCAATTATCAGTTGGCTAGCACACCAAGCCTGTGTACCGGGTTATAGACTCCAAtgagattatatatttttttaaaactattttttatttaattatataataaaaaaatatatgattataaaatcaaacaccaacatTATACCGAGATGTTTTTTTGAAACAGTGATAACCTTgtagaaaactaaacaaaattaattataaaactgaatttctaattaacctaatatttaataataaaattaaaaaaaattaaactcatcAAATCCCCTAATCAGATCAAATATTTAAATGAGTGCTTGTGCTTGTTTAAAATGCAAGTCCAAGTCCAAGCTCTCCATGCGTCTAGATTTTGCATTACAtgttttaa
This genomic interval from Populus nigra chromosome 11, ddPopNigr1.1, whole genome shotgun sequence contains the following:
- the LOC133668691 gene encoding uncharacterized protein LOC133668691 gives rise to the protein MSAKYVVDVAEYFCLGIYLVGKGGSMNPQKVFGETSKIGLSVATTVVAEEESNNQGRRTGYRGSISGHNIVNRNRKEVEAHNPYFKQRTDALGVLGLSCLQKITAAHRILAYGILADLTDEYLRIGETTVIESLKAFVKVIVEVFGDWYLRAPNEANIYRLLSIGEQQAVASQDLWIWHAFFGMPGSLNDINVLDRSPIFAALAEGRTAPVNYTINGHEYTMGYYLADEIYPNWSTFVKTISRPLGAKRKYFASKQESARKDVERAFGVLQSCFVIVRGPVRYWDEETLAYIM
- the LOC133668494 gene encoding putative 4-hydroxy-4-methyl-2-oxoglutarate aldolase 2, encoding MALVTTAEVCDANPQLIVSGELRALQPIFQIYGRRQVFSGPVVTLKVFEDNVLIREFLEEKGNGRVLVVDGGGSLRCAILGGNPVVQAQNNGWAGIVVNGCIRDVDEINGCDIGVRALASHPMKANKKGIGEKHVPITIGGTRISDGEWLYADADGILISRTELAV